Genomic window (Dehalococcoidia bacterium):
CCTTCTTCCAAAGTAATTTGCAGTTAACAGTGCCCTCAATATTAGATATCCACCCATAACGATTCCTGCCACAAACATAATAGGGATAAGAGTACTCATTCCACGTACATTTAGAAAAAAGAGTATTAAAATTGAGGTCAATATCGTTGCGATAGCCATCAAGTATCTCACAGGGAAACGCTCTCCTAAGATTCCCCAGCCAGGTCGGACTATACCAGACATAAGACCGTAAATAGCAATGCCAAACGAAGCTTCAGCAGGCCCAAAACCAACCTCTGTAAGAAATGGATGCCAATTGCTTTGAAAGCCAGTAATTCCAAGACCGACCAAACTGAACGAAAGAAGCAATAGCCAAAAAGTGGGGTGCCTGATTGCTTCCCTGCGTGTTAAGGAAATTTCCTCTACAATATCGTTGGTATTGTCAGCGCCTAATAATTGATTTGGCTGCAGACCATCAGGTAGTAATCCTTCATCTTCCGGGCTAGTACGAATTAGTAACGCAAGAAGTAACGATATACTACCGACACTTAGCCCAAACCAAACCCAAGCTTCGCGCCATCCAACTTGGTTTATCAGAAATGATATCGACGATGGAAAGACCAAAGCACCAAGGCCAACTCCCATTACTGCAAAACCTAATGCACGTCCACGCTTTACGACGAACCACTTAGGAACAATTGCTTGAGAAATAAAGAACCCACTACCTAATTCAGCTATACCACCCATTACTCCAAATAAGGCAATAAATTGCCATAGGGCGTTTACCTGGCCTATAAGCGCAGTAGATAGTCCAAGTAAAATTGCACCAATAAAAGCAAAAACTCTCGGTGCAAATTTCCGGTCATAAAAAGGACCGATAATTGGTGTTGTAATGGCAATCAATATTTCCCTAACAAAAAAAGCCGTAAAAAATGCAGAGCGTGACCAACCCAAATCATCAGTCATGGGAATAAGCAATACACTTGGCCCCCAAATTGCCACGCCAGAACCAATGCCGGAAGCAAAGAATGCTACAGCAACAATTACCCATCCGTAAAAAAAAGGCCATTTAGCAGCCATTATTGGCTATCTCTCGGTCCACCAAGAATCATCAGGGAATACGTTTGCGCAGAAATATCGAATTGGTTCTTCTAAATAAATATCAGATGTTGCTTCCCTATATTGTAAGAAATGAGGCATCTGACGATGCTGC
Coding sequences:
- a CDS encoding MFS transporter codes for the protein MAAKWPFFYGWVIVAVAFFASGIGSGVAIWGPSVLLIPMTDDLGWSRSAFFTAFFVREILIAITTPIIGPFYDRKFAPRVFAFIGAILLGLSTALIGQVNALWQFIALFGVMGGIAELGSGFFISQAIVPKWFVVKRGRALGFAVMGVGLGALVFPSSISFLINQVGWREAWVWFGLSVGSISLLLALLIRTSPEDEGLLPDGLQPNQLLGADNTNDIVEEISLTRREAIRHPTFWLLLLSFSLVGLGITGFQSNWHPFLTEVGFGPAEASFGIAIYGLMSGIVRPGWGILGERFPVRYLMAIATILTSILILFFLNVRGMSTLIPIMFVAGIVMGGYLILRALLTANYFGRRHIGAINSLFRPFSMGTAALGPLLFGALHDTYGNYQIAFLLAALAWGLAGAIILLARPPITNKNK